One window from the genome of Diabrotica virgifera virgifera chromosome 6, PGI_DIABVI_V3a encodes:
- the LOC114325298 gene encoding uncharacterized protein LOC114325298 — MTRVRSRSPPRSKALSPPRYADSKESLLLQHPEESSDDHSSDQEDGKDGFTIQNRRIRKKKKKSKGKDSTQNVETTENVTEATQEVEDSQNIEATQEVEDMDEDVPGAEGGGTTKRQRVEEDAASEDELTRANEEINRLRTLMKEFAANVDANNKKYEEVIAQQKAEIKELNTEIRRMSEKMDARFDELIALQKQLAKKPEKKNPEKTDKKPPVYIN; from the exons ATGACACGAGTCAGATCTCGGTCACCCCCCAGATCCAAGGCGCTTTCCCCGCCAAGATATGCAGACTCTAAAGAGTCCCTCCTGTTACAGCACCCTGAAGAGAGCAGTGATGACCACTCGAGCGACCAGGAAGATGGAAAAGACGGTTTTACGATCCAAAATCgtagaataagaaaaaagaaaaagaagtcaaAAGGCAAGGACTCCACGCAGAACGTCGAGACCACCGAGAACGTCACCGAAGCCACCCAGGAAGTCGAGGAttcccagaacatcgaggccacccAGGAAGTCGAGGACATGGACGAAGACGTCCCAGGCGCCGAAGGCGGGGGCACTACCAAACGTCAGCGGGTTGAAGAGGATGCCGCCAGCGAAGACGAGCTGACAAGGGCCAACGAAGAAATCAACCGACTCAGAACCCTGATGAAAGAATTTGCAGCAAACGTtgatgcaaacaacaaaaaatatgaagagGTGATCGCACAACAGAAGGCAGAGATCAAAGAGCTGAATACGGAGATTCGACGAATGAGCGAAAAGATGGATGCCAGATTCGACGAGTTGATAGCTCTCCAGAAACAACTCGCAAAGAAACCGGAGAAGAAAAACCCCGAAAAGACGGACAAAAAACCACCA GTATACATAAATTAA